The region GCCTTGAAAGCTGTGCTGGCATGTGCGATGGCTGTCTCAGTATCGGCGGCATCAAATTCTGGGCAGGTGGCTATCTCCTTCATAGTAGATGGGTCTATTGTATGAGATGTAAGCCATGATCACCTATATGCTTGAAGTGAGATGTGACTTACTCTCTACGGCGAATCGACGACCCGACGCTGCGTCCACCCAAGCACCATTGACGTAGCATTTTGTCGGAAGAAGCGACGAGTCGCGGAGCTACATGAATACCGTTAATATTTTATTGAGTTTTACCTTTAGTATATTAGACTCACAGTGTATGAGGGGCTCATCGTTGCTAAAATAATATAGACGAGGTACAAATGTGCATGCAACTATTTCCACTCTCTTAGATGACGTGGGCCGAGCAACTATATACTCTTCACAACCGGAACCGCCACGAATAACTCCATTAAGCTCAAACGCACATAATTCTGATATTACTTACTAATTAAACAGTCAAAATTCCACTTCACCCAGACTCTTCAGTCGAAACACGGCATTTCCCGACCAGCCGGTCGCATTGTAAGCCATCATGGTCATCTGGCGCCGGCATGTGGATCCGGGATCCGCGGCCGAAGAACGAGACCGGACCGGCTCATGGAAGCACTGGGGCAGATAGGTATATTAAAGGTAGCACCTCATGAAAGTAAGAAGCGTCTTCCAAAATAGCAAATAAAAGCACGGAGACAGCTCTTGATACGAGAAGAAGTTGTCTGCGTCTGAAATCAGCCTCACCACACACATCATAACACACCCTCCTCAACATGTCTGGAGTCCTCGATATTTCGGTGGCGACGGCAGTGCCTGGTCCTGCTTCCAAACAGGCCTCAGAGCAGCTCAACACCATTTTTGACTCTCGCGCAGTTCACTTTGTTGTGGATTACGATAAGAGCGAAGGAAACTAGTATGCGAGCCCAATTTATTGCCCTTGCACCTGCGACAGTGTGCTAACAGCTTGTGCAGCATTGTCGATGTTGACGGCAACAGATATCTCGATGTGTAAGCTACTTTATGGGAGAGAAAGGTGATGAACTCAACTAATGTAAGCAGCTACTCACAAATCGCCTCTATTCCTGTTGGCTACAACAACCCTGCTCTCATCAAAGCCGCCCAATCTCCTGAGATCATCTCAGCACTTGTCAACAGACCTGCCATCGGCAACTTCCCATCTAATCAATGGCACGACATCTTGAAGAATGGTCTGTTAGCAGCTGCGCCCCCCGGTCTGGACAAGATCTTCACCGCACAATCTGGCTCCGAAGCCAACGAGCTCGCCTACAAGGCAGCTTTCATGCTGTACCGACGAAAGCAGCGTGGCGAGGGTGTTGACTGGTCCGCCGAAGAGATCAGCTCATGCCTCAACAACGCCAAGCCTGGTTCCCCCGACCTCGCCATCCTCAGCTTTGCCAACTCATTCCATGGCCGTGGATTCGGCAGTTTGTCAACCACTCGATCAAAAGCCGTTCACAAACTGGACATTCCCTCGTTCAACTGGCCACAAGCTCCCTTCCCTGCGCTGAAGTATCCTCTTGAGAAGCACGAGGCTGAGAATGCCGCGGAGGAGAAGCGATGTCTCGCCAAGGTGGAAGAGCTTATTACTTCATGGCACTGCCCGGTTGCTGGATTGATCGTTGAGCCTATTCAGAGTGAAGGTGGCGACAACCACGCCTctgctgccttcttccaggGCTTGCGTGATATCACTGCTAAGCATGGCGTTATGATGATTGCCGACGAGGTGCAAACTGGATTTGGTGCGACTGGCAAGTTCTGGGGTCACCAGCACTGGAATCTCAATTCGCCTCCTGATATGGTTACCTTTTCTAAGAAGGCGCAGACCGCTGGCTATTTCTTTGGCAACGCTCAGTTGGTCCCCGACAAGGCTTACCGTCAGTTCAACACGTACGTTTCAATATCCTTTTCATGCGGTGAACTGTTTGGATGCTAACTATCGCAGGTGGATTGGCGACCCAGCCCGTGTGATTATGAGCAAGGCTGTCGTTCAGGAGATCCTGAGCAAGGATCTCGCTGGCCAATGTGTAAGTTTAACCGTGGACTCGGCAGCTACGTGGCCAACTTCTAACAACACGTAGGCTCGCGTCGGTGAAGTCTTGTACAAAGAGtttgagaagttggccaCCAAATATCCCAATCACGTTAAGAATTTGCGTGGTAAGGGCATGGGGTAAGTTGAACTGAATCCAGCATTCATCCGCGCGTACTGACACACGACAGAACGTACATTGCATTCGACAcccaagatgctgctggcCTAGTCAAATCCATGAAGCAGCTCGGAATCAACATTGGAACCTGCGGTACCCAGACCGTGAGACTTCGACCCATGCTCATCTTCACTGAGGCTCACAGTAAGTTACGATCTCTTCATCTCAGGATGGACCGTGAAATACAGACTACTAACCATTTATAGTTGCACCTTTGATGAGCGCTCTGGACCAAGCACTTGCTGCTTCTGCGTAAATTGAATTCCATTTTAAAAGTAAAATCAGTTTAAAATTATCAGCATTAAAATCTACTGGGAATGGGAGCATATTGTATCTAGTTGTTGCGCTGTTGTATATAGGCATATGAATTGGCTACCAGTTGCGCCGTAACTTTAGGGCACAGAATAGCAGATATTTATATATTTACCACTGTCATATCACTGTAGATAATCCTTGGCACGGCACTTGTCCAAGTGAGTCGCCACTAACTAGAGAGAActggtttggctggtcaTCTAAACTCCACACTTTGCGCCACGCGAAATCCTACCCATCGGAATGCAAATCTCAGTGCTCCATCTCAAGCTTCcataccagaccacatcATTATCGTGCTGAAGGACGTATCCATGTCGCCGTCGTAGGCCATGGATCTGCCGAATAGCCCTCAGCGGTCGAGGCAGCTTCGCATGGTGGAAAGAGACCGGAAGAGGGCGGCTCGGGCGTAAGTGCATCCGTGTTGTGCTTATGCTCTCCTGCAATTCACGCTGTGAACAGTGGATGACCAATGCCGAGTGGCTGACCAATTTGTAGATGTGACAGTTGTCGTCGACAAAAGGAAAAGTGTGACGGCGGAATACCATGTCGAAGGTGTTTCCGGCTCGGTAAAGAGTGTGAGTTCTCACAGCGCGCAGGACAAGCCGGACCGAGAACGAGTCCACGAGTCCGGCAAGGCGAAACGAAAAGGTTTGAAGCTGCTACACACTCATCGCGTGAGGTCCATGGGCTAATGGGAGCAAAGGGCGTTGTCTCCTGATGATAACGAGAGCTCAGAGGCTGCACAGAGACTGGCATACCTTGAGAGGATTGCTCAAAAATGCGCAGGTGACAGCCGAGTACTGGATATAGACACGTTGAAGCGCCTTGCAGAAACATCAGGAGGAGCTCTGGCTGCGGCAAGGCCGGCGGATGAATCTTCCCAAGGTTCTGACTCTGATCGGGTTGATGATAAATTCAGCGTAGAGCCGGTTCACGAGAACATTACCCGTAAGCTGCTGAGAGCCGAAGACTAGGTTTCGGTTTGTGTGCTCATCCTATGACAGACTACTCTGGAGAGTTTTCGCATTGGAACTTTTCTATGCGCATAAAAAAATGGATTGATCAAGGTGTGCCAACCGACGGCCTCAATGTAAGGACATATTACTCGGTTTCTCAGCCTTATCAATGAGTTTCCCATCGAAGCTAATGGCTGCTAGAAACCGGCTGGCTCGATTACAAACTTCAAAGAATACTACCGCGCTGAAGAATTGCAATCGCCCGCCGTCGCATTATCTTCACTGTCTCGGCTTCCTCCCAGAGCAATTGCCGAGTTTCTCATCAACTGTTTTTTCACTCATGCCGAGGCAAACTACTGCTTTGTAGAGAGGAACTGGCTCAAGACCAAATTAGACTTGGTGTACGACAACCCATCGCTGATAACTTGGCGTGATGTCGGGGTCGTCTGCATGATATTCAGTCTGCTTGCAATTGGAACACAATATGCGTACCTCGAGATGCTGGCAGATGGAACAAATGGGCTTGCGGGAAATGAATCATCAGGGCCTGGCAGCTTTTCCGAGGATGCCGTTGGTATTCTCTTCTATCAACAAGCCAGTCGACTATTGTCGGATGTCATTACATTGTCATCCTTGGAATGTGTGCAGGCTTGTCTGCTGATGGGCATCTACACATTGCCAATTGACGCATCGGGTCTATCGTACATCTATCTTAGCTTGGCGCTGAAGTTAGCCATCCAAAATGGCATGCACAGAAAATATTCTGGCATTGACTTGGATGCCGCCACTTGCGAGACGCGGAATCGTGTTTGGTGGACCATCTACACGATAGAGAAGTATATTACACCGTCCCAACTTATTCGCTGCACATACTAATGAGAGTCTAGACGAGTCGGTATCTTTCATGGTCGTCCGACTTCCATATCCAATGCTGATGTAGATGCTGATTTTCCAACTGACAATCCACAAACCTGGCCATCGTCGAAACCTACTCACAACGCCCAGCTTTTGGCAACGCTACAACTCAATGAAAAGCTAGATAAACTGTCTAGAGAAATGTACATTTAGCTACTTCAACTCACATGTCGTATCCGCACTAATAGTCGTACAGAACCCTCCTCCGAACATCCCCCAAAACCGAGATGAATGACGGCCTGGCCCGACTGGTCGACATGCAGCATGATCTCGAACGATGGTGGAATTCCCTTCCAGATGACATCGCCTGCAAGGAGCCCACGGCATTGACAAATACTTCACGGGGCAGATTACATTTAAAACTGGAATACTGCCTAGTGCGCATGTTTATTGGCAGAGTCTTCATACTTCCCCAACTCCGCCAAGGTGACAGTTCCAGCGTCTCAGAATCATCACCCAAGGAATCCTCCAACGCCTCATTAACCCGAAAAAGGCTACGGGCGACACTTGTTAGCGACTGTGTGAAAGCCGCCATGCTAGTCATAGACACGTGCCGTGCTATTCGCAACAGCATCGGCCTCGCTCGGGCTTCATACACGGAGTTCAGCTCTTGTCGAGCAGCCCTTCTTGTCATCACAACACAATGCCTTCAGCAGAAAACGTATAGATTCCGTCAGTCTTTACGAGACGGACTTTCCATGCTCAAGGAAATGTCCTCGGGTAGTGAATCCGCACAATCCGAGCTCTCACTGATACAGGCATTCGAGAATGCAATTGCCAACATCTACTCCACGGACCAAACTTCAGAAAAGTCTACTGGCGAGTCAGAGTATCGGCGATTCCAGCGGTGGCAACAGACTTGGAAGAATGACCCGTCCACATTATCCCTGCCTGAAGATAGTCCGCAGAGCAATAACTTGGCGATGGCACCGCCTGCGACCAATTTGGGAAGACCAAGTACGGATGAAAGCGCACACGATATGATGTACGCGGCCTCCTGCACGCCCTTCTTCGGAGTAGACGGAACCTTTGCCTCGTTCCCACAGAATCCAGAGGATTTGTCAACCTTTTTCGGAGCAGATTTCGGATCCGGTCATGATTTCGGAGCCGGTTGAAAGCCTCAAcggttgaagttggggaGAATGTATCACATTTGGTGGTTGTCTTCTATGAGCAAACCCCCACGAAGAGCATAACCCTATGCGGTACGGGATGTAACTCGGCAGCAAAACTTGAACTGTTTGATGCGTGGCGCTTGTTGCGTGGAGTTGCAACGGAAGGTCTCACCCTCACCAGAGGATGGCATAAGTGCTACAAATAGGACAAGAAGTCGAACAAAACACGGACAAAAGTCTGGCGTGGGGGCACCACACCGCAGATATAACAGCTGCAACTATTTTAGTGTCATTCCTAATCGCGGGGAAGTTTACAGTTCTGGAACCGGATTTGGAGCGTGTTTATGTGGCAAGACTGTCTGTTGATCCGagatggtgtaagtggtgcggggaacattgaagtttgaATGGTCTGGAAGACAAATATGACGTAGACTTGAGTCGCGAAGTTAGCAAAGGGGAATAGAAAACATGGACAAAGTACCTCATAATTCAACCGCAAGGTGTATATCCTTCATACAGAAGATTACAAATAGACGTGCTGTGGCCGTGTTGTTCCCGATCCCGCCCCAATTACGCACAACACTGGATCGTCAGTCGTGGGGGATTGCAGACAACTCATCCCACGTTCGACTAGTTTCTTGGAGAACTGAAGGCCGAACGATAAAGACCATGGATTGGGGTTGAATGGCCACCTTTCTGTATTGAGGGGTAGGCGGCATAAATACAAGTTCGATTCGCGAGTTTGAGGCCGAAATTCCATCGACATTCATTCTTCATTGTCAGCTCATACTGCCATCTGTTATTGAAAATCGTCCAAGCTTCGCCATGGCAATTCCACAAACCCAAACGGCGGCAACCGTACCTAAActcggcggcggcgtagTCTTTGACAACAACTATCCAGTTCCAAAACCAGGTCAAAATGAAGTGTTAGCCAAGGTTCTATACTCTGGCGTCTGCCAAAGCGGTCAGCAGTCAACTTCTCACTCCAGCAAATgcgccatcaacaaaacTTACAACAGCAGATCTCCACACTCAAGCCGGAATCGCGTCAGGCCACGACGGTAAACCCATTGTCAACATTAAACTCCCCCACGTCGGAGGACACGAAGGCGTCGGTCGAATTGTTTCCTTAGGCCCTGGAGTCGATGAAGATATCAAAGTCGGTCGCTTCGTGGGCATTCGGTTCGCCAGTCGCATCTGCAGGCGGTGCGAGTTTTGCCTCGCCGGCACGGAGCAGTATTGCACCAAGAGCACGAACCACTTGCATCACGAAGATGGCAGCTTCCAAGAATACATTGCATTAGACGCAGGGTATTTGACGCTGTTGCCGGACGATATTGACCCTGTTACCATTGGGCCGGTGCTCTGCGCGGGATTAACAACCTACAAGGTATGTCCGTGATTCATGGCAACAGTAAGCCTATAATTAGAGCCCACTGATTGACAATAAGCACAGGCTGTGAAGAACGCCAATGTCAGAGCTGGCCACACAGTGGTGGTTGTGGGAGCCGGCGGTGGTCTCGGCCATTTAGCAGGTAAGCAATGCATCTTTCCCTGTAGCGAAACACTAATGCACCGCTGCTCATCTCTGTTCACTGTTCGGTAGTCCAATACGCATTAGCTCAAGGCGCAATCGTGATCGGCGTCGACGGCGGCTCCGAAAAGGGCGACTTCATCAGGTCACTCGG is a window of Pochonia chlamydosporia 170 chromosome 5, whole genome shotgun sequence DNA encoding:
- a CDS encoding C6 transcription factor (PrnA) (similar to Cordyceps militaris CM01 XP_006668666.1), coding for MDLPNSPQRSRQLRMVERDRKRAARAALSPDDNESSEAAQRLAYLERIAQKCAGDSRVLDIDTLKRLAETSGGALAAARPADESSQGSDSDRVDDKFSVEPVHENITHYSGEFSHWNFSMRIKKWIDQGVPTDGLNKPAGSITNFKEYYRAEELQSPAVALSSLSRLPPRAIAEFLINCFFTHAEANYCFVERNWLKTKLDLVYDNPSLITWRDVGVVCMIFSLLAIGTQYAYLEMLADGTNGLAGNESSGPGSFSEDAVGILFYQQASRLLSDVITLSSLECVQACLLMGIYTLPIDASGLSYIYLSLALKLAIQNGMHRKYSGIDLDAATCETRNRVWWTIYTIEKRVGIFHGRPTSISNADVDADFPTDNPQTWPSSKPTHNAQLLATLQLNEKLDKLSREITLLRTSPKTEMNDGLARLVDMQHDLERWWNSLPDDIACKEPTALTNTSRGRLHLKLEYCLVRMFIGRVFILPQLRQGDSSSVSESSPKESSNASLTRKRLRATLVSDCVKAAMLVIDTCRAIRNSIGLARASYTEFSSCRAALLVITTQCLQQKTYRFRQSLRDGLSMLKEMSSGSESAQSELSLIQAFENAIANIYSTDQTSEKSTGESEYRRFQRWQQTWKNDPSTLSLPEDSPQSNNLAMAPPATNLGRPSTDESAHDMMYAASCTPFFGVDGTFASFPQNPEDLSTFFGADFGSGHDFGAG
- a CDS encoding alcohol dehydrogenase (similar to Trichoderma reesei QM6a XP_006968808.1); protein product: MAIPQTQTAATVPKLGGGVVFDNNYPVPKPGQNEVLAKVLYSGVCQSDLHTQAGIASGHDGKPIVNIKLPHVGGHEGVGRIVSLGPGVDEDIKVGRFVGIRFASRICRRCEFCLAGTEQYCTKSTNHLHHEDGSFQEYIALDAGYLTLLPDDIDPVTIGPVLCAGLTTYKAVKNANVRAGHTVVVVGAGGGLGHLAVQYALAQGAIVIGVDGGSEKGDFIRSLGATHYIDFTTTDVVGKVVELTNGVGANAVVVTAGNVKAFVLAADMLKVGGTLSCVGIPPEKGFLETPISRIVIKGLHITGNLVGSLKECLEAVDLVRRGVVKPKVVVRPFEDLPAVYEELERGDITGRIVLKIAKDE
- a CDS encoding aminotransferase class-III (similar to Trichoderma reesei QM6a XP_006964702.1), which codes for MSGVLDISVATAVPGPASKQASEQLNTIFDSRAVHFVVDYDKSEGNYIVDVDGNRYLDVYSQIASIPVGYNNPALIKAAQSPEIISALVNRPAIGNFPSNQWHDILKNGLLAAAPPGLDKIFTAQSGSEANELAYKAAFMLYRRKQRGEGVDWSAEEISSCLNNAKPGSPDLAILSFANSFHGRGFGSLSTTRSKAVHKLDIPSFNWPQAPFPALKYPLEKHEAENAAEEKRCLAKVEELITSWHCPVAGLIVEPIQSEGGDNHASAAFFQGLRDITAKHGVMMIADEVQTGFGATGKFWGHQHWNLNSPPDMVTFSKKAQTAGYFFGNAQLVPDKAYRQFNTWIGDPARVIMSKAVVQEILSKDLAGQCARVGEVLYKEFEKLATKYPNHVKNLRGKGMGTYIAFDTQDAAGLVKSMKQLGINIGTCGTQTVRLRPMLIFTEAHIAPLMSALDQALAASA